A section of the Methanoregula formicica SMSP genome encodes:
- a CDS encoding ABC transporter ATP-binding protein, which yields MILDVNQAGFRYDSVRMIFSGISFSLGEQEVLCILGPNGIGKSTLIRCLANLYPLCAGSIRLHDRDIRSLNYRDVARVIGYVPQAHEITFPFSVREFVLMGRAPHLGLFASPGKEDRTKADEAIGLVGIQKITDKPVNEISGGEYQLAMIARALAQEPEVLLLDEPTSHLDFGNQIRVLEIIDRLARDGLSVIMSSHFPDHAFLTSNNVAIMQHGSFMAYGLAEEVVTETNLKATYGVDVSITYSHDVERHVCVPHRSGQCRCRDPKQPEYSPKMAAMVPAMR from the coding sequence ATGATCCTTGACGTGAACCAGGCCGGGTTCCGGTACGATTCGGTACGGATGATCTTCTCGGGCATCTCGTTCTCGCTTGGGGAGCAGGAGGTGCTCTGCATCCTTGGTCCGAACGGGATCGGCAAGTCAACGCTCATCCGGTGCCTTGCAAACCTCTACCCGCTCTGTGCGGGCTCAATCCGCCTGCACGACCGGGACATACGGTCCCTGAACTATCGCGACGTGGCCCGGGTCATCGGGTACGTTCCGCAGGCCCATGAGATCACCTTCCCGTTCAGTGTCCGGGAGTTCGTCCTCATGGGGAGGGCCCCGCACCTCGGGCTCTTTGCCTCGCCGGGAAAGGAGGATCGTACAAAAGCGGACGAGGCCATCGGGCTTGTCGGCATACAAAAGATCACAGACAAGCCGGTCAACGAGATCAGCGGCGGGGAGTACCAGCTCGCCATGATTGCACGGGCACTTGCGCAGGAACCGGAGGTGCTCCTGCTGGACGAGCCTACCTCGCACCTGGACTTCGGGAACCAGATCCGGGTCCTGGAGATCATCGACCGGCTTGCCCGTGACGGTTTGTCCGTGATCATGAGCTCCCACTTCCCGGACCACGCGTTCCTCACCTCCAACAATGTTGCCATCATGCAGCACGGCTCGTTCATGGCCTATGGGCTTGCAGAAGAGGTTGTCACGGAGACGAACCTGAAGGCGACATACGGGGTTGACGTCTCAATCACGTACAGCCATGACGTGGAACGGCATGTCTGCGTGCCGCACCGGTCCGGGCAGTGCCGGTGCCGGGATCCAAAGCAGCCGGAATATTCTCCGAAAATGGCCGCAATGGTCCCTGCGATGAGGTAA
- a CDS encoding metal-dependent hydrolase, translating to MITRQHLLLVLLCSVILSSAIVDYNPALAFLVAIGAGTGAIIPDIQMKRPNNNPLRTSAWVVAQVGRRICTPVMCIFYRRIFRIDCNPGDKWLTHSLPGLILNFGILSAIAFVPVFVFGDEIPVLLVMGFLAGLLFGMVLHLAEDCCCRKGIALFHPFNDTRIYGSIRPCDVIDRRITGFYVYHATVLFFFLLIQSAVHVSFYEMIAFGLFSICLCVGSMIWQSDVRIELPDNRIADSQEVTVT from the coding sequence ATGATCACGCGTCAGCATCTCCTGCTCGTACTGTTGTGCAGCGTTATCCTCAGCAGTGCCATCGTGGATTATAATCCGGCCCTGGCATTCCTAGTTGCCATCGGTGCGGGTACTGGTGCCATCATTCCGGATATCCAGATGAAACGGCCGAACAATAATCCGCTCCGGACGAGTGCGTGGGTGGTTGCCCAGGTGGGCCGGCGGATCTGCACACCGGTCATGTGCATATTCTATCGCAGGATCTTCAGGATCGATTGTAACCCTGGCGACAAATGGCTGACCCACTCCCTTCCCGGGTTAATCCTGAACTTCGGTATTCTTTCAGCAATCGCGTTTGTCCCGGTATTCGTATTCGGGGATGAGATTCCCGTGCTTCTCGTCATGGGGTTCCTCGCAGGGCTGTTGTTTGGCATGGTCCTCCACCTTGCAGAAGACTGCTGCTGCCGCAAAGGAATCGCGCTCTTCCATCCCTTCAATGATACCAGGATTTACGGCTCAATCCGGCCCTGCGATGTCATCGACCGCCGGATCACCGGGTTCTACGTGTACCACGCCACGGTCCTCTTCTTTTTCCTGCTCATCCAGTCGGCGGTCCATGTCTCGTTCTATGAGATGATCGCTTTTGGTCTCTTTTCCATCTGCCTTTGCGTCGGATCCATGATCTGGCAGTCGGATGTCCGGATTGAGCTTCCGGATAACCGGATCGCTGACAGCCAGGAGGTAACAGTCACGTGA
- the modA gene encoding molybdate ABC transporter substrate-binding protein has product MTQKLNSTLIISIALVILFIAAACAGCTSSSQGAKSTAAATTAVPTESILVFSGAGLKAPMEDAGKAFTQKYGIGVQYSYGGSGVLITQMNLTHKGDVFIPGSTNEWKTAKAQGLVDSYQLVAYHVPVIVVQKGNPKNIATLKDFAQPGMKIALGDVDATAIGKAGAKMFKKLNITADVEKNVVTRTPTINELVTIMNAGQADAALLTLDNVKTDKMDMIEIPLTVNEVLITPIGMTTFTQNSDAAAKFVAFVASDEGKAIFAKHGFPIYPDPVYANVQP; this is encoded by the coding sequence ATGACCCAGAAACTGAACTCAACACTCATCATCAGTATCGCCCTCGTCATCCTGTTCATCGCAGCGGCATGTGCCGGCTGCACCTCCTCGTCACAGGGTGCAAAGAGCACCGCAGCGGCAACAACCGCAGTTCCCACGGAGAGCATCCTCGTCTTCTCCGGCGCTGGGCTCAAGGCCCCGATGGAAGATGCTGGTAAGGCATTCACGCAAAAGTACGGCATCGGCGTCCAGTACAGTTATGGCGGAAGCGGAGTCCTCATCACGCAGATGAACCTGACCCACAAGGGTGATGTCTTCATCCCCGGCTCGACGAACGAGTGGAAGACCGCAAAAGCGCAGGGCCTCGTCGATTCCTACCAGCTTGTTGCCTACCACGTGCCGGTGATTGTGGTGCAGAAGGGCAATCCGAAGAACATCGCCACGCTGAAGGATTTTGCACAGCCTGGCATGAAGATCGCACTCGGTGATGTCGATGCCACGGCCATCGGCAAGGCTGGGGCGAAGATGTTCAAGAAGCTGAACATTACCGCTGACGTTGAGAAGAACGTGGTGACCCGCACACCGACCATCAACGAACTGGTCACGATCATGAATGCCGGGCAGGCCGACGCCGCCCTCCTGACGCTTGACAATGTCAAAACCGACAAGATGGACATGATCGAGATCCCGCTTACGGTAAACGAGGTCCTGATCACTCCCATCGGTATGACCACGTTCACGCAGAATTCCGATGCCGCAGCAAAGTTCGTGGCGTTCGTGGCATCGGACGAGGGCAAGGCGATCTTTGCAAAGCACGGGTTCCCGATCTACCCGGACCCGGTCTATGCGAACGTCCAGCCGTAA
- a CDS encoding DUF364 domain-containing protein — protein MPVNRRRPEQKSRPDTAISAEPGAILRETVDELQSRFGHKFGGITVERAVIGIFFTGVKLSNGSGGLCFTPIKEIPQAVCCPSSLRALPWSGKFRGRPVTTFLDALFDPGPVKRAFGIAVVNALSASSWEQEPPEDYHIERGTDPLETVEIPDDAHVVVIGALVPILMRLKKRGKPYSIIEMDPRTLKPDEMPFWVPVERTSEVVPQADLLVITGTSLLFHSLEPILASAKKGAHIIIVGPTASMLPGAFFRRGISVLGGDLVLHPDDLLDILSEGGSGYHFFGKSADRISIRNDHFPVNGTTRTKKI, from the coding sequence ATGCCAGTAAACCGCCGGCGCCCGGAACAGAAAAGCCGACCCGACACTGCCATCTCCGCTGAACCCGGGGCAATCCTTCGGGAGACCGTCGACGAACTCCAGTCCCGGTTCGGTCATAAGTTCGGTGGCATCACGGTCGAACGGGCTGTCATCGGGATCTTCTTCACCGGGGTGAAACTCAGCAACGGGTCGGGTGGACTCTGTTTCACGCCCATCAAGGAGATCCCTCAGGCAGTCTGCTGCCCGAGCTCGCTCCGGGCGCTTCCATGGTCCGGTAAGTTCCGGGGCCGGCCGGTCACGACCTTCCTTGATGCCCTCTTCGATCCGGGCCCGGTTAAACGGGCCTTCGGGATCGCAGTAGTAAATGCCCTATCGGCATCCAGCTGGGAGCAGGAACCTCCGGAGGATTATCACATCGAACGTGGAACGGACCCTCTGGAAACGGTAGAGATCCCGGATGACGCACATGTCGTTGTCATCGGGGCACTTGTACCAATCCTGATGCGGCTGAAAAAACGGGGAAAGCCGTACTCGATCATCGAGATGGACCCCCGGACCCTCAAGCCCGACGAGATGCCCTTCTGGGTGCCGGTAGAACGGACATCCGAAGTAGTTCCGCAAGCAGACCTGCTGGTCATCACCGGCACGTCTCTCCTCTTCCACTCGCTTGAGCCCATCCTCGCCAGTGCGAAGAAGGGGGCACACATCATCATTGTCGGGCCGACGGCAAGCATGCTGCCGGGGGCCTTCTTCCGGCGCGGGATATCTGTGCTGGGCGGTGACCTCGTGCTCCATCCTGACGATCTCCTGGATATCCTGAGTGAAGGCGGCTCCGGTTATCATTTCTTTGGCAAATCCGCGGATCGGATCAGTATCCGGAACGATCATTTCCCGGTAAATGGCACGACCAGGACAAAAAAAATTTAG
- a CDS encoding class I SAM-dependent methyltransferase, with amino-acid sequence MNGKKPDLINIRIGEEISSIDNIIEGYKSYQVLRAALTLGLFDWLDEHGPALREDIGKALSINGMFTRSFFQTLIDLGFLSGKDDRFGNTDLATRLLVRGSPAYQGDWILNAADGNGQWDNLAETLALTAPKNTGFSEGPGPQFLRAAGERALRGEVQGITKILSTWDGFGNAETLLDIGGGHGLYAIAACQQNPRLHAVVFDKPHVVDLTQEFIRQYGMEDRITVMAGDIVTDDPGSGYDIVLISHLLYKFRADLPAIFKKVCNSLKPRGLFVSNHWFCGPVCGAGSSGVRELDRSIHSYGHPLCHPEDFASAMFMNGLVVTKRATIATNFGDSQVHVAEKVPEGQSPLPRQERSCGCSSCQ; translated from the coding sequence ATGAACGGCAAAAAACCAGATCTCATCAATATCAGGATCGGGGAGGAGATCTCCTCGATCGATAACATAATTGAGGGGTATAAAAGCTACCAGGTACTCCGTGCGGCCCTGACACTCGGCCTCTTTGACTGGCTGGACGAGCACGGCCCCGCATTACGGGAAGATATCGGAAAGGCATTGTCCATCAACGGTATGTTCACCCGGAGTTTCTTCCAGACGCTTATCGATCTTGGATTCCTTTCCGGAAAGGATGATCGCTTCGGGAATACGGACCTCGCAACACGGCTTTTGGTCCGGGGCAGCCCGGCATACCAGGGCGACTGGATCCTGAATGCCGCAGATGGCAACGGCCAGTGGGACAATCTTGCTGAGACGCTTGCCCTCACCGCTCCGAAAAACACCGGCTTTTCCGAGGGACCGGGCCCGCAGTTTCTCCGGGCAGCGGGCGAGCGGGCCCTGCGTGGGGAAGTCCAGGGCATCACGAAGATCCTTAGTACATGGGACGGTTTTGGTAACGCTGAAACACTTCTCGATATCGGGGGTGGACATGGCCTCTACGCGATTGCCGCCTGTCAGCAGAACCCCCGTCTCCATGCGGTTGTTTTTGACAAACCCCATGTCGTTGACCTGACCCAGGAATTTATCCGGCAGTATGGTATGGAAGACCGCATCACCGTTATGGCAGGTGATATCGTAACCGATGATCCCGGTTCCGGCTACGATATCGTGCTCATCTCTCACCTGCTCTACAAGTTCCGGGCCGATCTTCCCGCTATCTTCAAAAAAGTCTGCAACAGCCTGAAACCCCGGGGGCTCTTTGTCTCCAATCACTGGTTCTGCGGCCCGGTCTGCGGAGCCGGATCTTCCGGCGTCAGGGAACTCGACCGGTCCATCCACAGTTACGGGCATCCGCTCTGCCACCCGGAGGACTTTGCCTCCGCGATGTTCATGAACGGTCTGGTTGTTACGAAACGGGCCACCATCGCCACGAACTTCGGGGACTCGCAGGTACACGTTGCCGAGAAGGTGCCGGAAGGGCAGAGCCCGCTGCCCCGCCAGGAACGTTCATGCGGGTGCAGTTCATGCCAGTAA
- a CDS encoding class I SAM-dependent methyltransferase gives MNEYTSPPYTGSIPLPTWSERWRRVKLAHCAVPNYGNNKQFWNNRKNVKTVYMKGREKNQHQTGERLEAMAIPDGSRVLDIGAGPGTFAIPLAARGCTVTVVEPSDVMREALAERIVQENISGISVIPKRWEDVGMEELGEPYDIVIASYSLTMMDIAEAIAKMQRCCHGTVHLFWFLTPPAWANVNRDLWPLIHGGEFPGEPTADWLFMVLFEMGIYANLTVETKSPASSFATFEEATGEYIRRLNCAAPEHEEIVRNYLHAMLRKTDQGFVLGEKTLGAHLWWNVADARNTGGNNKDNKTSGKRRRS, from the coding sequence ATGAACGAGTATACCAGCCCCCCATATACCGGGAGTATCCCTTTACCAACTTGGAGTGAACGGTGGCGCCGGGTCAAGCTGGCGCACTGCGCCGTGCCGAACTATGGCAACAACAAGCAGTTCTGGAACAACAGGAAGAATGTCAAAACCGTGTACATGAAGGGCCGGGAGAAGAACCAGCACCAGACCGGGGAACGGCTGGAGGCCATGGCGATACCCGATGGCTCGCGCGTGCTGGACATCGGCGCCGGACCCGGCACGTTTGCCATACCGCTGGCGGCCCGCGGGTGTACGGTGACGGTTGTCGAACCTTCGGATGTGATGCGGGAGGCACTGGCTGAACGAATTGTCCAAGAGAACATCTCCGGCATATCGGTTATCCCGAAACGGTGGGAGGATGTGGGCATGGAAGAACTCGGCGAGCCCTACGATATCGTGATCGCGTCCTACTCCCTCACGATGATGGACATTGCAGAGGCAATCGCAAAGATGCAGCGCTGCTGCCACGGGACCGTACACCTCTTCTGGTTCCTTACCCCGCCAGCCTGGGCGAACGTGAACCGGGACCTCTGGCCGCTGATCCATGGCGGGGAGTTCCCGGGCGAGCCCACGGCTGACTGGCTCTTTATGGTCCTTTTCGAGATGGGGATCTACGCGAACCTTACTGTCGAGACCAAGTCACCGGCATCCTCCTTTGCCACGTTCGAGGAGGCTACGGGAGAATACATCCGGCGCCTGAACTGCGCGGCTCCGGAGCATGAGGAAATTGTGAGGAATTATCTCCACGCCATGCTGCGGAAGACGGACCAGGGATTCGTGCTGGGGGAAAAGACCCTTGGCGCCCATCTCTGGTGGAATGTCGCTGACGCACGGAATACCGGCGGGAACAACAAAGATAACAAGACCTCAGGAAAGAGGAGGAGATCATGA
- a CDS encoding ABC transporter substrate-binding protein, whose translation MTEPEKKQKNSRLIKILAGIIIIGAVLAVAAVIALPKAAAGPVAHQTRTITDMMGNTVVVPQEVNRIVVTCCGGATHEVMVMGAADRIVAQPAKCIMPELKVMKPGFSSVTDAGSFDDINVEQIIALHPDVVIASVTSEKGNTKLREAGIPVVTVMTGRGNMSQMRSEFAMMGQLLGSGNQASSLNNYWETKLALVKERIAAIPANEKKRVYYMLGKTTHTNGGSWWGQEYVTAAGGINVAEELGTNRDTSLEQLVKWNPEVIIISSNEGTFIPIADVKNNAQLGSISAVKNNQLYECPIGSFWWDRPSPEAPLGIIWLAKTLYPEKFSDIDLKAETQDFYRTYYGYTLSDAEYEKFLNPQPATK comes from the coding sequence ATGACAGAACCCGAAAAGAAGCAAAAGAACAGCCGGTTGATCAAGATCCTTGCCGGGATCATTATCATCGGAGCTGTCCTTGCAGTTGCTGCAGTGATTGCATTGCCCAAAGCTGCTGCGGGACCGGTTGCTCACCAGACCCGGACCATCACCGATATGATGGGCAATACCGTGGTTGTTCCGCAGGAAGTCAACCGCATTGTTGTCACCTGTTGTGGGGGAGCCACCCATGAGGTGATGGTCATGGGAGCGGCAGATAGGATCGTTGCCCAGCCCGCCAAGTGCATCATGCCCGAGCTCAAGGTCATGAAACCGGGTTTCTCGTCCGTGACGGATGCCGGATCCTTTGACGACATCAATGTTGAGCAGATCATCGCGCTCCATCCCGATGTCGTCATTGCCAGTGTCACCTCGGAAAAGGGGAACACGAAACTCCGCGAGGCGGGCATCCCTGTTGTGACTGTCATGACCGGCCGCGGCAACATGAGCCAGATGCGGTCTGAGTTCGCCATGATGGGCCAGCTCCTGGGATCCGGGAATCAGGCGTCCTCATTAAACAACTACTGGGAGACGAAGCTCGCTCTTGTGAAGGAACGTATTGCAGCGATCCCGGCAAACGAGAAAAAACGGGTCTACTACATGCTGGGGAAGACCACCCACACCAACGGGGGAAGTTGGTGGGGACAGGAGTACGTCACTGCGGCCGGCGGCATCAATGTTGCCGAGGAACTCGGGACAAACCGGGACACCTCGCTTGAACAGCTGGTGAAATGGAACCCGGAAGTCATCATCATCAGCAGCAACGAAGGCACCTTTATTCCCATAGCGGATGTGAAGAACAACGCCCAGCTGGGCAGTATCAGTGCTGTTAAGAACAACCAGCTCTACGAATGCCCCATCGGATCGTTCTGGTGGGATCGGCCGTCGCCCGAAGCGCCGTTAGGAATCATCTGGCTTGCAAAGACACTGTACCCGGAGAAATTCTCCGACATTGATCTCAAAGCTGAGACGCAGGACTTTTACCGGACGTATTACGGGTACACACTCAGCGACGCTGAGTATGAGAAATTCCTCAACCCGCAGCCTGCCACAAAATAA
- a CDS encoding ABC transporter permease, with product MRKVSLALTLILFLVISGMLLGLLFYSPLSTLLSSLASPEIRFAILLSLVTSVASTIICIAIAVPVAYALARYTFPGKRIASLVLTLPLTLPPLVAGIALLLFFGTTPWGKALDSAGFAVIFTPLGIIVAEVFVNLPYMVRIMRSTFASINPRFEHVAKTLGCTETGAFFRVSLPMARHGLIAGTVITWSKAMGEFGAVLMLAGATTMRTETLPIALYLNISTGDVDLAIAAATILILISLVALCTVEYLDKNVNVF from the coding sequence ATGCGGAAAGTATCGCTGGCCTTAACCCTCATCCTCTTTCTTGTTATCAGCGGGATGCTCCTTGGCCTCCTCTTCTACTCTCCGCTCTCCACGCTTCTTTCGAGCCTTGCAAGCCCCGAGATCCGGTTTGCGATCCTGCTCAGTCTTGTAACGAGCGTGGCATCGACCATCATCTGCATAGCTATAGCCGTCCCGGTTGCCTATGCGCTTGCCCGGTATACGTTCCCGGGAAAGCGGATCGCAAGCCTTGTCCTGACACTTCCCCTGACACTCCCCCCGCTGGTTGCCGGCATCGCGCTCCTCCTCTTTTTCGGCACAACCCCGTGGGGAAAGGCACTCGACAGTGCCGGCTTTGCTGTTATCTTCACCCCGCTGGGGATCATCGTTGCGGAAGTCTTCGTCAACCTCCCCTACATGGTCCGCATCATGCGCTCGACGTTTGCATCCATCAACCCGCGGTTCGAGCACGTGGCAAAGACGCTCGGGTGCACGGAGACCGGTGCATTCTTCCGGGTCTCCCTTCCCATGGCACGGCACGGCCTCATTGCCGGCACCGTGATCACGTGGTCCAAGGCAATGGGGGAGTTCGGCGCAGTCCTGATGCTTGCCGGCGCAACAACCATGCGGACCGAGACACTGCCTATCGCCCTCTACCTCAATATCTCGACAGGAGACGTGGACCTTGCCATCGCGGCCGCGACCATCCTGATCCTGATCTCGCTTGTCGCGCTCTGCACGGTCGAATACCTTGACAAGAACGTGAACGTCTTTTAG
- a CDS encoding FmdE family protein, with product MSDYDSLFAKAREFHGHVCAGIVLGTRLTIAGLRELGLNPLEHHRDLIVYMEIDRCGADAVQAITGCSLGHRSLKFRDYGRFAATFVDLKSGRAVRVAVDEKNRAKHDQMDPKEMLQALATAPDEEILKIQRVSVEIPENDIPGMPKHKTLCTQCGERIMDGREIMRDGKAICKACADGAYYLVL from the coding sequence ATGAGCGATTATGATAGTTTGTTTGCAAAAGCGAGAGAATTCCACGGTCATGTCTGCGCCGGGATCGTGCTGGGCACCCGGCTGACAATCGCCGGGCTCCGCGAACTCGGGCTGAACCCTCTCGAACACCACCGCGATCTGATCGTATACATGGAGATCGACCGGTGCGGCGCTGATGCCGTGCAGGCCATCACCGGTTGTTCGCTGGGCCACCGCAGCCTCAAGTTCCGCGACTACGGCAGGTTTGCCGCAACGTTTGTCGACCTGAAGTCCGGCCGGGCCGTGCGGGTTGCCGTGGACGAGAAGAACCGGGCAAAGCACGACCAGATGGACCCAAAGGAGATGCTGCAGGCCCTTGCGACCGCCCCTGATGAAGAGATCCTAAAGATTCAGCGGGTCTCCGTTGAAATTCCCGAGAACGATATTCCAGGGATGCCGAAACACAAGACGCTCTGCACGCAATGCGGCGAGCGGATCATGGACGGCCGCGAGATTATGCGGGATGGCAAGGCCATATGCAAAGCCTGTGCGGACGGGGCATATTACCTGGTGCTGTGA
- a CDS encoding FecCD family ABC transporter permease, protein MISIARISTTLSGVTAAVGQLTSRISAGATGMVFIYSLLPLIFICSLFFGRYEVSPQHVLQILAAPVTDLVPGNLIQIEHTWTAAEENVIYQIRLPRLVAAVLVGAGLSIAGAAYQGLFKNPLVSPDILGVASGAGFGAALAILLSWNMAMIQVSAFCFGILAVTITYLLSRFYRTTPTLILVLSGIIVAAFFTALISLTKYVADPYEKLPAITFWLMGSLASVRYSDLLMVIPFFLIATGILLLIRWRINLLAVGDDEARALGIDTKRMGQVIILCSTLITASAVCIAGIIGWVGLVVPHLGRMLVGPDYTRLLPACLLLGACYMLIIDDLARMLTNAEIPLGILTAIVGAPFFAYLLSRKSVGWI, encoded by the coding sequence ATGATATCTATTGCAAGGATATCCACGACCCTCTCCGGAGTAACGGCAGCAGTCGGTCAGCTCACAAGCCGGATATCAGCAGGCGCGACAGGTATGGTCTTCATCTACAGCCTCCTGCCCCTCATCTTCATCTGCTCCCTCTTCTTCGGGAGGTACGAGGTCTCCCCGCAGCATGTTCTCCAGATACTTGCAGCACCGGTCACAGACCTTGTGCCGGGAAACCTCATCCAAATCGAACATACCTGGACGGCCGCTGAGGAGAATGTCATTTACCAGATCCGGCTCCCCCGGCTTGTCGCAGCAGTACTTGTCGGGGCCGGACTCTCCATCGCCGGTGCCGCTTACCAGGGGCTCTTCAAGAACCCGCTTGTCTCACCGGATATCCTCGGCGTGGCATCCGGTGCCGGCTTCGGCGCGGCACTTGCCATCCTCCTCTCGTGGAACATGGCTATGATCCAGGTATCGGCCTTCTGCTTCGGGATCCTCGCGGTCACCATCACGTACCTCCTCAGCAGGTTTTACCGGACAACACCCACGCTGATCCTCGTCCTGTCGGGTATTATCGTTGCCGCGTTCTTCACCGCCCTTATCTCGCTCACCAAGTACGTGGCAGACCCGTACGAGAAGCTGCCGGCCATCACCTTCTGGCTGATGGGCAGCCTCGCCTCGGTCCGCTATTCCGACCTCCTGATGGTCATCCCGTTCTTTCTTATCGCAACGGGAATCCTCCTCCTCATCCGCTGGCGCATCAACCTGCTTGCCGTGGGCGACGACGAGGCCCGGGCGCTCGGCATCGACACGAAACGGATGGGGCAGGTGATCATCCTCTGCTCCACGCTCATCACGGCATCAGCAGTATGCATTGCCGGCATCATCGGCTGGGTCGGCCTCGTTGTCCCGCATCTCGGCCGTATGCTGGTCGGTCCGGATTATACCCGGCTCCTGCCCGCGTGCCTGCTTCTTGGGGCCTGCTACATGCTCATTATCGATGACCTTGCGCGGATGCTCACGAATGCCGAGATCCCGCTCGGGATCCTGACGGCCATCGTTGGCGCCCCGTTCTTTGCGTACCTGCTCAGCAGGAAATCGGTGGGGTGGATATGA
- the tsaA gene encoding tRNA (N6-threonylcarbamoyladenosine(37)-N6)-methyltransferase TrmO: MRTSSRKGDRKETMMDFRPIGIAHSELTTRGAPPFQSSFSQATGTIEVFFEYREGLRDIEGFSHLIILSHFNQAEKRALAEKPLLDGEANHGIFATRHFNRPNPIGISYVALTGITDGVLSVKGIDLLDGTPVLDIKPYIPAFDSIPDAAPGWVTTTHVGRLREAGSGIRQQ; this comes from the coding sequence ATGCGAACGTCCAGCCGTAAGGGAGACCGTAAAGAGACCATGATGGACTTCCGCCCGATAGGGATTGCGCATTCAGAGCTCACGACACGCGGTGCACCCCCGTTCCAGAGCTCGTTCTCGCAGGCCACAGGGACAATCGAGGTCTTTTTCGAATACCGTGAGGGGCTCCGCGACATCGAAGGATTCTCGCACCTCATCATCCTCTCCCATTTCAACCAAGCAGAGAAGCGGGCACTTGCGGAGAAGCCGCTCCTGGACGGGGAGGCAAACCACGGCATCTTCGCCACCCGCCACTTCAACCGGCCCAACCCGATCGGGATCTCGTACGTTGCCCTGACAGGGATTACTGATGGGGTTCTCTCGGTGAAAGGGATCGACCTTCTTGACGGGACACCGGTCCTCGATATCAAGCCCTATATCCCGGCGTTCGATTCCATCCCTGATGCCGCCCCCGGGTGGGTCACCACGACACATGTCGGGAGGCTCCGGGAAGCGGGATCGGGTATCCGGCAGCAGTAA
- a CDS encoding ATP-binding cassette domain-containing protein, translating to MLRIESLSITLGEFSVHDVSLEIRSDEYFIILGPTGAGKTVLLETIAGIHIPKDGRILLDTVDITEREPRERNIGMVYQDYMLFPHLTVEENIAFGLNQKKVPAHEQRDRVLEMYDLMEIGHLKKRYPGTLSGGEQQRVALARALVLRPEVLLLDEPMSALDSRSRERMRRELSRIRSVTGTTIVQITHHFDDVFALADRIAIMREGRIVQVGETSEVFLHPEDTFVAEFLGISNIIRGRSVRERNIVRITPTRGPAFTAASPVTGDVVTTLHAEDVILSKAPFESSARNCLRGIVTGIVSSGSTVRVSLDAGFPLTALLTRESCRDLDLKEGSGVFATFKATAVHVISMNGDERSE from the coding sequence ATGCTGCGCATTGAATCCCTCTCCATAACGCTGGGAGAATTTTCCGTTCATGATGTTTCGCTTGAGATCCGTTCCGATGAGTACTTCATCATCCTCGGGCCGACCGGCGCGGGAAAGACGGTTCTCCTGGAGACCATTGCCGGGATTCATATTCCCAAGGATGGAAGGATCCTTCTCGATACGGTTGACATTACGGAACGCGAACCCCGCGAACGGAACATCGGCATGGTATACCAGGACTACATGCTCTTCCCCCATCTCACGGTTGAAGAGAACATCGCGTTCGGGCTGAACCAGAAAAAAGTCCCCGCACATGAACAGCGGGATCGCGTGCTGGAAATGTACGACCTGATGGAGATCGGGCATCTGAAAAAACGCTACCCCGGCACGCTCTCCGGTGGGGAACAGCAGAGAGTGGCCCTGGCCCGGGCCCTCGTGCTCCGGCCGGAAGTCCTGCTTCTCGATGAGCCGATGAGCGCACTCGACAGCCGGAGCCGGGAGCGGATGCGCCGCGAACTCTCCCGGATCCGGAGCGTGACCGGGACAACCATCGTCCAGATCACCCACCATTTCGACGATGTCTTTGCCCTTGCCGACCGGATCGCCATCATGCGGGAGGGTCGGATTGTGCAGGTGGGAGAGACATCGGAAGTTTTTCTCCACCCGGAAGACACTTTCGTTGCCGAGTTCCTGGGGATCAGCAACATCATACGGGGGAGATCGGTACGTGAGAGGAATATTGTCCGCATCACACCCACACGCGGCCCGGCCTTTACTGCGGCCTCACCCGTCACGGGAGACGTGGTCACCACCCTGCATGCCGAGGACGTGATCCTCTCAAAAGCGCCGTTCGAGTCCAGTGCCCGAAACTGCCTGCGGGGGATCGTTACCGGGATCGTTTCTTCGGGAAGCACAGTGCGGGTGAGCCTGGATGCGGGATTCCCGCTCACGGCACTCCTCACCCGCGAGAGCTGTCGTGACCTTGACCTGAAAGAGGGGAGCGGGGTATTTGCAACGTTCAAGGCAACGGCCGTCCACGTGATTTCCATGAATGGGGATGAACGCTCGGAGTGA